One genomic region from Leptolyngbyaceae cyanobacterium JSC-12 encodes:
- a CDS encoding acetylornithine/succinylornithine aminotransferase (IMG reference gene:2510097586~PFAM: Aminotransferase class-III~TIGRFAM: acetylornithine and succinylornithine transaminases), with translation MSPDLLLQTSPAISQPLNLSTPFTSEEFDEYVMKTYARYPITLERGAGCRVWDVDGREYLDFVAGIATCTLGHAHPVMVKAVTEQIQTLHHVSNLYYTAAQGELAKWLVQHSCADRAFFCNSGAEANEGAIKLARKYAHEVRGIADPVILTAHASFHGRTLATITATGQPKYQKGFSPLVPGFYYVPYNDIAALEQAIAEFDKDQPRIAAILLEALQGEGGVRPGDTAYFQQIRQICDETGILLICDEVQVGMGRSGKLWGYENHGIEPDIFTSAKGLGGGIPIGAMLCKESCNVFQPGDHASTFGGNPFATAVALAVCQTLEQENILQNVQERGEQLRAGLSTIAQRYPDKVSDVRGWGLINGLELKKDIDLTSAQVVQSAINQGVLLVPAGPKVVRFVPPLIVSTAEIDQALHAIDQALATL, from the coding sequence GTGAGTCCAGATTTACTACTTCAAACCTCTCCTGCAATTTCTCAACCGCTCAATCTCTCAACTCCTTTCACCTCTGAAGAGTTCGATGAGTATGTGATGAAGACTTATGCTCGTTATCCGATTACCCTGGAGCGGGGCGCAGGCTGTCGGGTATGGGATGTTGATGGTCGTGAGTATCTGGACTTTGTCGCTGGGATTGCCACCTGCACGTTGGGACATGCACACCCTGTGATGGTGAAAGCCGTAACGGAACAAATTCAAACTCTACATCATGTTTCCAATCTTTACTACACGGCGGCTCAAGGAGAATTAGCTAAGTGGTTAGTTCAGCATTCCTGTGCAGATCGCGCCTTTTTCTGCAACTCTGGGGCTGAAGCCAATGAAGGAGCCATTAAATTGGCGCGGAAGTATGCTCATGAGGTTCGTGGTATTGCTGATCCGGTCATTCTCACTGCCCATGCCAGCTTCCACGGACGCACTCTGGCAACCATTACCGCAACTGGACAACCCAAATATCAAAAGGGCTTTAGTCCGCTGGTTCCTGGTTTCTACTATGTTCCCTATAACGATATTGCTGCGCTGGAACAAGCGATCGCGGAGTTTGACAAAGATCAACCCCGTATTGCTGCCATTTTGCTAGAAGCTTTACAGGGAGAAGGCGGCGTACGTCCTGGAGACACGGCTTACTTCCAGCAAATTCGCCAGATTTGTGATGAAACAGGCATTTTGCTGATTTGTGATGAAGTGCAAGTTGGCATGGGACGGTCTGGTAAGCTTTGGGGCTATGAGAACCACGGCATTGAGCCCGATATTTTCACCTCAGCAAAAGGGTTAGGTGGCGGTATTCCAATTGGAGCGATGCTTTGCAAAGAGTCGTGCAACGTCTTCCAGCCAGGTGACCATGCCAGCACGTTTGGCGGTAATCCGTTTGCAACGGCAGTGGCTTTAGCCGTTTGCCAAACCCTTGAACAGGAAAACATTTTGCAAAATGTACAGGAGCGGGGCGAACAACTCCGGGCAGGACTCAGCACGATCGCCCAGCGTTATCCCGATAAAGTTTCAGATGTGCGGGGCTGGGGGTTGATCAATGGCTTAGAACTCAAGAAAGACATTGATTTAACTTCCGCTCAAGTGGTTCAATCTGCCATCAATCAGGGCGTACTCTTGGTGCCTGCCGGACCTAAAGTGGTGCGGTTTGTTCCTCCGTTGATTGTAAGTACGGCTGAAATTGATCAAGCTTTGCACGCGATCGATCA